The following are encoded in a window of Diorhabda sublineata isolate icDioSubl1.1 chromosome 5, icDioSubl1.1, whole genome shotgun sequence genomic DNA:
- the LOC130444751 gene encoding uncharacterized protein LOC130444751 — protein sequence MINVMYWSICILCVVGGYRSLVLDEEDMSNDYPFNAPQYHTKTLRVKNGTPLRLKCHQDKAKWYFKPCDSNFYGIVCNEKNRHWRRLENVTRGRIHFEAANKEHNGIYRCSQNNVPVKIFIVDVFDPGYSGSPPQVYPLKISNITGPINMEFTIQCKVNSEVPPTIIWFKSCYGQKCDFKYYQTCYCHINTSISNYNTGSTYLSKYLIFNARDVDSGTYVCLAVTQFGKDDQNVTISVPYTKSDNDLYSLLFLIPFGFLLVPLLVWWCYFRKKKKSVVIVVDQQKQLIRAQGQPNLG from the exons ATGATAAACGTTATGTATTGGTCCATTTGTATTTTGTGTGTTGTTGGTGGATATCGGAGTTTGGTACTGGACGAAGAAG atatgtCCAATGATTATCCTTTCAACGCACCCCAATACCACACAAAAACTTTGAGGGTAAAAAACGGAACTCCTTTGAGATTAAAATGTCATCAGGATAAAGCTAAATGGTATTTTAAA CCATGCGATTCGAATTTCTATGGAATagtatgtaatgaaaaaaaccGTCACTGGAGGAGGTTGGAAAACGTAACACGAGGAAGAATACACTTTGAAGCTGCAAATAAAGAACACAATGGTATATATAGATGTTCGCAAAATAATGTCCctgtgaaaatatttattgttgatGTTTTTG atcCTGGTTATAGCGGTTCACCACCTCAAGTTTATCCTTTAAAAATCTCAAACATAACAGGACCCATAAATATGGAATTTACAATCCAATGCAAAGTTAACAGTGAAGTTCCTCCCACAATAATCTGGTTTAAAAGTTGTTATGGACAAAAATGcgattttaaatattatcaaacatGTTATTGCCATATTAATACATCCATATCGAATTACAACACAGGAAGTACCTACCTCAGCAAATATCTCATTTTTAATGCTAGAGATGTGGATAGCGGAACCTATGTGTGTTTAGCTGTTACTCAATTCGGAAAAGACGATCAAAACGTTACTATAAGTGTTCCATATACAAAGTCCGATAATGATTTATATTCGTTGCTGTTTCTAATACCCTTTGGATTTCTATTAGTACCTTTACTTGTGTGGTGGTGTTACTttaggaaaaagaaaaaatctgtTGTGATAGTTGTAGATCAACAAAAGCAACTTATAAGAGCCCAAGGTCAACCCAATTTAGGTTAA